GAGGTCCTCGGCGGCGTCGCGGGTGATCGCCGACGTGATCGTCTGGCCCCCGTCGAGCTCGACCTTGACGACCGCCATGGCCTCGCCGGTGGTGACCGAGACGACCTTGCCGGGTAGCTGGTTGCGGGTGGACAGACGCATGCGGTTCTCCTTGCATAGGTGG
The nucleotide sequence above comes from Epidermidibacterium keratini. Encoded proteins:
- a CDS encoding TOBE domain-containing protein is translated as MRLSTRNQLPGKVVSVTTGEAMAVVKVELDGGQTITSAITRDAAEDLGLAEGSVVTVLVKATEVGLAVE